ggttaagagacggataagcgATGAAGGGTTGCTGGTTCTatctcttaattaagagatgaagtgaaaagtacagtggggcttatgaataattaagagatgagacggttaaaagacggataagagacagcatTGCGGATGGCCCGACCCTTTTCGGACTTTGGAATTGGACCGAAGAAAGTGATAACATTTTTTAAGCAAATTTATTCTATGAATACAATATggagaaatagaaaataaatttaacttcATACACTTGATACATTCTATATTCACATGGTGATTATGGGGCCCTTTAGttcaaacagaaaaaaaaaatcaagcagaaagtcttgattacaagtTCTCTGTTTAAAAAACAAAGGtcatactaaaataaaataaactaatttgATTCACATGATCTGATCTATAATATATCTCCCAGGTAAGATTGATTATTTAAAGGAGTATATTAACCTCCAAAATCAcgaaatttaatataattatggtATTTATGAATTTGAAAATTGATTTATAAAGTTATGTATTTAAATGTTATAGTCAAGTAGCTCATCCTTTCGCGTGCTTTTGCATGCATGCTCACGGAGGCAACGCGTGTGCTGTCCATTGCAGTGTCGTGTTGTCTACAAGTGCCATCGTGCTTTGGGCAGGCGTTGAGCACATCGTTGTCATCACCCTAAGATgatgagtggcccatttctaacaCTAGAACGTTTGAATAAGGGTGGCGATGTACAAAGTAAATCAACATAAAAAACTTGATGAAATCTACATGCTAACTTTGATTTCGGATCACTGAAGCTGCTGTATTTGGAAAGTGACTTTCTAAATGTATGATCATATCTTTGATCTTCTTTATTACCACCATCTATTCTAATGTCGAAACAACTTGATACACTCTTATTGGAACCATCTTTTGAATACTAACCTATGCCTTGATATTTAGCACCTGACGGTTTGATCTGATGTATAAAGAGAGACAAAACAAATGGCGATATCCGAATGTAACCAATCTGGAATATAAAAGAGGGTGTAAACTGGCCAGTAGACGCAATGGAAAGAAGCAAGAGAAGTGAAATGTTGAGGCTTCGTGCAGGAAGCAATATTGTTAACAAGTGACTGAATACGACCCAACTCTTCATATAATTACGTACATAAATCATGGATCAACTTTGATGCTATGCGACTGGCGCCTGATCTATATTGTTGGAGTGGCTTTTTTACAATAAATTTGTTCCCTTTTCAAAAACTTATTTAAACCCTTACCACATTGTTTAAGTAGCCTACCACCAACTGATGAATCTAACCCTTCTACATGAAACCCATTTTGTTGATTCTGGGTGAGAACTTTTTTGTTGTAGAGAGTAGGAATGTGTTGTGCTATTATCATATACCGTTTTCCGGTATTTTTGCCCAACCCCTCATAGGACTCTAGAAAAGGAACGACTGGAGAAAATGTGCGCCTAAGAAGTTCAATTTAGCGAAAAAATATAACTGGGCATTACTATTCAAACTTATACAAAAGGTCTTTACCAGTAACATTGGACATTTAAAATCCATTAGGCTTGCTGCTACCATAGCTCGATTCCGGATTAGTTGAGCACAGAAGAAGCATGGGCACTGTTTTTTCCTTTGGCAGCCGGTTGAGGTCCTGCCAGGAATCAACAGCAATAGGAGAGAATGAATTTCTTGAATACAACATCAAAGAGTTGGGGGGCAGTAAGACAGTTTTATTTCTATATGGAAACAGGCATGGTGATCCTGTAGAATTCATGTACTATATAGATAGCTATTGCGTGATGTTGTCATCAAATTCAGCTGAACCATGAGTTGCAGAAATAGATGACCAATTTGCACTATCATTCTCTTCATTGAAAGCCACACTTGAGTTGAATCCTCCAAACCATCTAAGAAACATTAACCAATAGCTGTCTATGTGACTATGTCGATGCAAAACAACTCTCTAATTCTAAACAAGAGCACATTAATTGATGTTAACTGCAATGATCTAAGCCTCAGATTCAAAAATTTTCAGAATTGGGGATTCTTCCTTATATGAATCAAAATATGTAAATGTTGTTAAATAGAAGCGAGGCTTACTAGATGATATAATGGCTTTAGGCCTGGTTTTGAATAAAATCTTGTGGCGAATAACTCCAATTACGTCTAATTCCACCCTTTTTGAATCTGAATTTTCCCCACCCTCGATCTTCTTCAACACTAAAATAGGCTTTTTCAATCTCTGTTTTGATCCGGTCAGCTCATGGTAACCCACTACAAGTGTGTAAATTTCCTGAAAACCCCCAAAAAGACAACATTTGAAACTCATAAAATTCTAAGCGAGAGCAAGGAAAGTGGATTAGTGGGAAACAAATAGATTGTTTTTACCTCGGTAGAAGGGCGCAAGAGAAGGCCGATTTGGAGGTTTTGGATGCGGTCTTGGAAAGAGGGCTGGGCTTCGACGGTGCCCTGAAGCTCCACAATCGCCCATTCAGGGCACTGCCTCTCTCCGCAACTGCACTTCACCTGTATTAGCATCTCCGATTTCGCAGATTCCTCGTTGTGGTTGGTGTTGTGTGTGATGAAAGAGTTTTGGGGGTGGACGATTTGGCGGGAAAGTTCTTTAACTCTCTGCTTTTTCCCTCGTAAGTGATAGTAGAACGCAGTCATTTagggcttgggcttgggctttGACTACCTCCGTCTCGGAATAAGTGTTATATATGGATTgagcacaggttttaagaaatagttAGAGTATGTAATAAATGGGATGAGGTAGTTGAATATGAGACCCATTTGACTATGTATATGTAGAAAGTGCTTCTTCGACTTTCGTACTTAAATGGAATCTGGAAACTAAATTTTGTGTTGATTAAGTTCAAAATAATCTGATTTAATTGATGagtaattaaatttgattaatCTAATTTAATGACATTTATTAAACCTGCTGTTACATTAATGGCAGGGACGGAAACTGACTTTCCGACCAATCAAAGGGCTGTGACGGAGATTGAGTTTCAAAGTCGTCAAATGGCTGGGACACGGTGGACTTTCGACCAATGAAAGAGCTTAAACGATGGTAGATTTTCAAATCCGTCAACGACCTCGGCAGCTGGGTGCAACAATATCTTTACTCAGTTTCAGATCCAGagtaattaaatttgattaatCTATTTTTGCGCAGTTTCAGATCCGGTGATGGGGGCTAAAGCTCTTCCACCGTCGGAGGGATTTCTCGGGTGGAAAATCCACCCAGCTGCCGAGGTCGTTGACGGATTTGAAAATTTGCCACCGTCCAAGCTCTTTCATTGGTCGGAAAGTCCACCGTTGTCCCAGCCATTTGACGGATCTGGAACTCAATCTCCGTCACAGCCCTTTGATTGGTCGGAAAGTCAGCTTCCATCCCTGCCATTAATGTAACAGCAGGTTTAGTAAATGTCATTAAATTAGattaatcaaatttaattactCATCAATTAAATCAgattattttgaatttaatcaACACAAACTCTAGTTTCCATATTCCATTTAAGTAAGAAAGTCAAAGAAGCACTTTTTACCTATAGCTAGTCAAATGGGTCCCACATTCAACTACTTCAtctcatttattacacactcaaactctttcttaaaacccgtgctcaATCCATATATGACACTTATTCCAGGACAGAGgtagtatttaattattgtagattttttttattaataatagtatttgaaattaagacaatgtaaatttataaattgataCTGCAAAATTGGGATCgtatcataataaataaaatcgaTCGATAAATCAaggtaaaaaacaaataaaaattagaggAAATAGAAAACATCGAAAACTACCTCAAAATGAGTTTTATAAGGAAGAAAgggtctcattttattattttcatattaattaatgcagataatgataaatatgtatattataaaaaaaattagaaagtgtaaataaggataaaattttaattacgtatgaAGTACTAGAATTTATTAGAAAATTATATAAGAAATTGCTGAAAAAAATGTGGCAGAAATCACATGTCAACAATATAATGGAGTGAcaaaaatgcccttttagggcttGAGGGTATTTTGGTCTGAAAAAATATGATTCGTGATTATATCTTTTTacggaccccgacgcataacgggagacaaaatgTCCCTGCTAGACCCTGACGGTCCacggtgtatcccgtcgtgtagtgtgtccagatgcatcgtgtctcttcagctcccaacgACTAGTGCAacagtcagtaacccccggcggttacggtcaaTGGCCTTGGTGACAGACATTATGTCTGTTAACTCCAGCAAcccctgcgggtggacttgacctataaataggcatgcatccattgcattctctACACAACAAGctcaagcattcttgcatacacgctctctccctatgtgcataatcttcccgtTGAAGCTCTGCCATCGCCTtaatcccgttcgccggagctctgccgCTAGcagtgctgctacttcagagacgaagccgttttatctttggggacgacatgccaaaccgagagcactaccaaGGCGTATCTCGGCTTACCGTTTTCCACAAGTTGTTTCCATGTAATTTTCTCCTTAtttttttccgtgtaattttcgcCCGGCAAGTTTGTATCTCAAGCTcaacatattattattataataatagtaGAACGCAGTCGTTTATATCAACCTCGTAGGCTCGGGTATTCACATTATAATATTATAGGATATTTTTATAGTAAAGGATTGTTGGGGAGGATCTATGGTGGATGTTGTTAATTATCTTCTGTTCAAATCAAAGGTATATTGAATCATGTGTTAGAATGCCCATTTCATATAGGAAATTCATGAAGTCTTaacttttatgaaatttaacaTAGTATCTAAATGAAGGAAAATCTTCTTCAAAATGtttgtcattcacaatgtatgCATGTTACAAACTGTTCATTCGTCCCCAAAAAAGTAAGGACTTTGTAAACAGCTAAATAGGTGAAGTAGGAGAGAAATAGCAAAAAATGTGATTGGAATATGGCCCACCTCGTAAGAAGGtaaaactaaaaaatgaaaataaattatatttatggGAATAAACTATTTTTGTGGAACAAgccaaaattattaaaaaaaaattgacaatcATACAAAACTGTGATAACATGACTACACAACATATATAATGTCCTGAAAATCTACATTGATGTCAGGTAGATCTTCTCCCCAAAAAAAGATCAAGGAATGAAAAAACATAACAAAAACTTAGACAATTTTCATTGATTCAGTTATGGAGTGGATTTGGGCCTCCAGAAACAAGCCTTCTTGACACAGTGTTCAAGTTTTTGCCTCTGCTTCGATTCCAATAATTAGGAACTGTTGCGAAGTGTCGAAGAAAAGTGTAATGAAACTTGGCTCTTATTCTTACATCATTAGCTGCAGCATCAATGTTTCTGCAACTTGATAGATGCATCCGCGCACACAAAATCATTAACATCACCACCAACGATGAACATCTCATGTCTGAATCAACTTTGAAACACCCCCACCTACTTTGATTTTGCAGTTgatattaagagcatccacggcGGTTGAGCGCagccgtccgtccgtccgtgccagcggcgcggcacccgttgctcgccgctgcgctcttgtcgctggcacggcgttgctcgatgcatcgagcatgtccgtgccagcgagcagcccacgtatttttttaaaaaaaaatcaaattttaattaaaaaatccgattaaaaatatatatattttttctcacttcccaaaaaattatatccgttttctacccacttttaatttatttttcaaatctttCCCCAAAagtacacattttcatctaaaaataccctcacttccacaccaaaaattcacaccacactacacaattctcatctaaattctctcatttctattcttacaattctcaatctttctttcactcacaacaaaaaaatgtccggctccggcgatcacccctccggctcccacggttggaaccccgattggtttggttcacaaccatttcctagtccggaaaagGAATATTCGGcctctcctcaaacccaaggttcgcaagatccgagtggctaccggccttacccgatcgacgaccaagatacccccgaagggcaatacgggtggacacccgaaccacccgtacctagagcgggagggagcggcccctctcaaactcctcatcttcctactcgtggtgtctGCACCCCATACACTCCGGGGGAAATGGAGCAATTATTCAAAGTGTACGtatcaatctccgaagatccggaggttggcaccaaccaatccggtgaccattattggtggcgcatctgtcgccggtacaatcaaaaccggccggctggaCCAATAGAGCGCAACGAGAgaatggtgcgcaatgccatatacagagccaatgaagaaatccaaaagttccagggataTTACCTTCGGGAAGAGCGGTCGGCaaggagcggccggagcgagcttgacatcatcagttctgccttggcgacctaccaatccatgaactacaagccgttcaagtatctcaacatttgacaggagacgcggacgcatctgaagtataggggaggcgtatcatcctcctctagctcctcctccaaacggtcgaggtcggtatccctatccgacgccggctccgaggatgtggctagccaacttgccggagctaacttgggtagccccgacgtcggcccgagcagttcccaatgccggccgcaaggaaggaagaaggcggcggccaaccgccgtcgcgccgcgactccattcgcccccgctcccgctccctatgtgccacctcaaccccccaccaactcgttgtggggatTTTggccaactcaatttggccgataggtcaactatgaccctcgagcaacttcgatcgcatgaggcgatgatacggggtctcaaAAGAACATTGAgggtagagccggatgaatagtcatccacgagggtaatttttattttttaggtgtttaattatgtaaattttaatttttaggattttaattatgtaatttttaatttttagtattttaattatgtaattttttattttttgtaatttgtaatattatttcgggtatttttaatgcattttaattgtgtggaaatgtttttatttaaattgaataatagaattatGAGActcttgagcttgtccttgcgtaagagcatgaatgtgagtgttgtgtTCTTACCTAAcagcagagagtaaaagtgggaccggacccacatccgtattcattggcaagagcacggatgtggatgctctaattattATGGTGTTTGTTTGTAGATATATGACTTTGATCAGATTTCATAACATATTTATAGATAAGATATATTGAAGGGCAGAACCCACTTCTCTACGCGTACCACAAAATATGGTTTCGCTTGTGAAGTCTACATTTTTTGGCTTAAACTACTTGTTGACTTCTTATTGAATATTCTTCAGCCTGCACTATCATTTGTGTACGGATTAATTGGTTGTATAGATTGATAAATTGAAGTTTAGTTTGTATTATAAAAGATGtcgtcacatttcattttttcaaacTTGTCCCTCataccaatatataaaaatatactattatctCTTTCCACTTTACCCATACAAAACAATAATACTCTTATCTCCTAAAATTTCATTCCATTACTCAAATGTGACATGACAAAggaattatataaatttttttgagAATATATTTGAAGAATGTAAGCTAAATGTACACGCTCCAAATGGTGGTTACTAGTTAGCCACAAATCATAAGAATAAAAGAGGTCATAtctataatataataaaataaaatattaaatatagcaATAAAGTCAGAGcctggcaatcttcgggggtaggcttccgaagatataTATCCCTGAATATCTCCCTCACAAAAATACTACAGACATTCGcaggcagtcgtctcgccgatgtggaggtacacatcgaacatgtcggccgcacctccgtatgccagctgcctgattgcggcagtgcacttgtGTATGGGCATGTGGCCGGGTCTACCAACCGCATCCTGCCTCATCCTCaaatactcgtatcgacgctctaaagcacccacgatagGCAGAAATaacggacgatgcatcctaaaacgtcgccggaacatgttctccccaaaccgcggctccggaacgaagtagtcctcatacaaccgacggtgtgcaaCGATGTGGTCCCGGAGTACTATagctcgacgatggatgggtcgaggtaccgtcggctgctgctgctgcaaggccGCTTGTATCAATCGATTTATCTCCCTGGACGTAACGGCCCGTAACTCTTCTTTAATTCGTCGGCGTacaccactaccacccgcaccactaccactagccattttgGATATACTAAAAGAAACGTATAGAGAgaaaaactcgttaaaacaagtggtgcgaatgaaatgaagttcaacgagccgtatatatagagtttgtttttttttaataaaaaataaaaaatcgggacgtccacCGGGAacccgcaatagcggacgtcgtCGGAAATCCGCGGAACTCCGATGTCCGCAAgcgacgtccgcgtccgccggtcgctcgcctaatggcggacgtccggcacgccggtccgacgtccgtcgggacatccgccGCTGCGGATCCTCTAAATGTTGGTAttgaaattaacaaaaataaccTTAAAGTTCAAGAAGTAGAAAAGGGATGAAATATCCGAAAATTATAGAATCATCAGCAATAGTAAAACATATAGTACTACTCTATTAGGCTACATAGAAGTTCAAAAAAGATACCTGATTGATTCTAAATATTCGGAGATGATCCGCATGCATTTAGGGTAGAGGTCAACCAGATCGGAGTAAGAACACCATGCTACGAAACCGAGGGCACAACCATAGTGCCCAGCCTACACGCGCAGCCTCTTTAATTAGTCATGAAATGGATAAACTAGAATTGCCAACACAGCCGATGCATGCTGGCATTCCAGTGGCAGCGTTACATGTGCATCGATAGTTTCCATCATAGATTTCTTGCAAAAGGCATAAAAGAAGTTTTACCTATTTATCAGCTTGTCTGCTAGGCTTTTAGCATGCTCCAAATTATGGAGGCTCTTGACAGCACCATCTTCATTGTGGATGGCAAGATTTAAATGAAAGAATATATCCTGGTAAGCTTTCTCAACTTCTTCTGTGCAACCAATCCAGAGGTACACAGGCATGATCTGAATCTTCAGATTTATCATGAGACTTTGAACCGTTGTACAAAGACTTGCTTCTCTCTCTTTCACATACCTCTACTTCTAATTTAGCTGCCATCGCAACAGCACGTCTGATGCATGAAGAAGGTAACTGCAATCAATATTAAACATGAGTTGCAATGGAACATAAGgcaagaatatatatatatatatcggaATAACCTAAGTCACTATTCCTTGCTTCTCAATTATTGCTTCAACCAAATGTTTTTACAAAGAGTATCAAAAGCATACCAGTGCAAGTTGAGCGACCTTAAACCCAAAACTTCTCTCAGACACACCAGGCACAAGCTTGTAAAGGTAGGTTACATCTTCATGATTCACAGTATCCACCTCCTTGAGCTCCGTATCAATATCCTTCTCTTGTGTCAAATAAGAAACATGGAATGCTCCGACAGATCCTGGGAACTCATTTCTAATGCTGAGTATTTCTGGATAATGTGTAACGAAGAGGACCATACATCTTTTATGCTCGAGTAGGTAATGCAATGTAGCATAAGCTATAGCCACACCATCATGTGTACTTGTGCCTCTTCCGAGTTTGTCAATTATGATCAATGAGCGGGATGTGCAGGTTTGAAGAATGTGAGATGTCTCGCTCAATTCTTCCAAGAAAGTGCTTTTCCCTAGCTTAATACTATCCGAAGCTCCCATCCGAGTGAAAATGCCATCAAGAACATGCAATTTCGCTGATGATGCTGGAACAAAGCAGCCAACCTATGGAAATCAGAAGAACAGATACTGAAGAGGATCTAGCTTCTAAAAATTATCATAGGAAGAATGAAATGAACAACTTGTAATAATCCAATTATCATACTCCCTGACTCCCATTCTTGGTTTCTATTCtacattttcattttcctcATTTTACTCTTTTGTTTCCTGTTTCCCATTTTTTCTGTGTGCGTGCGGGTTTGAGGGGGGGAGCAGCAGCTCCATGCAGTAAGTTCACTCACAATTTTACTGTTACCTGAGCCAAGAGAGAAATGAGAGCAACTTGTCTTATATAGCAACTTTTTCCACCCATGTTTGGTCCGGTAACAACTTGACAGTATTGCCCATCTGCATGCAAATTCGTGTCATTTGGAACAAAAGTATCCTGCAGGATATTCTCCATAACCTGCCGAAGTTAATGAGCAGAAGCCTTAATCAAAATTGCAGGCTAATTCCACTCTAAAATGTCTTAGAACCAATGAATAATCACATACAGCTCCTAGCTAATTAATCATCAATGGGTATCATGATATCGAGAACCATCATGCACTTGGTGCTGATTACTTATGCAGCTAAGCCTTTAAGCTTGTAAATCCCACTAACAAGCACAACAGAAAGTACAAGTCACCATTAGGAAAATCTCTTCCATTGCCCACTAGCATTATTAATCAGGAGAGCACAGTTACAcacataaaaatgaaaaactatAACTGTAAGTGGAAAAAATGGCAACTAAATTAATACTACAAAAATGTCTAAAAAACACTCCATGGTTAAACCTCCATGACATTCACAATTGCTTCAAGTACAACAATAACCACGATATTTATAACTTTTGTCTAGCAAAAGAAAGAATGAAAAGAGGGGgaagaaatatataaaaacgAAAGCTAATAAATGGACAAACATAAATACAATGTAGACTACATACTGGATGTCGACCACTATTGATGATAATCTGATTAGGCTCCTCATCACTTACAAAAACAGGTCGAACATAATTCTGCAATGATAAAGCAAATTCAAATATCAGCAAAAGCCATTGGAAATGATGCATATGAAGTCAGAATCATATAACAACAGAACTTTATTCCTAGATAGCATGGCAAGTGAATTTAAACAGTCCAAAGTGGCTAATGCTTGAACGGCAGCCTGAAACTCAGAATAGCATCCACGAAATGTTTTCAAAAACCTTTGCCAAGTGGCTCGACAAACAATTGACAGCTCCTCATTAGCCAGAGTTAATTGGTCTAAGGCGCCCAATACTTCAGGTGGATGGTACCTAATTGTTTTCTTCGTGCTATTTACTTTAACCCAATGTGAAGGTATCTTAACATCAAGAGACAGCTGCAAATGGAGGTTATGTCAATGCAGGGAAGTGGAACAAACGTACATAAACTGGTACATCTTATATAGAAATAAAGAACAACCATTCACATAATACAAAAGCCGAGctaataataaaaataggaacaaaatGAAGCAAGCACATGCGACAGTTAATGGACAAAGTTATGTTAAGGAAATGAAGTTGTTAAGGAAATGAAGTTGTGGGCTGTACTGAGAAATCAAAGAAGCTATTGATCATACATTCATACcagaaatttaatttaatagaaGTACCTCTATCAAATGTGCGACTCCAGATACAGTTGTAAATTCAAGATTGTGCATACGCAGTTGTTTGTGATACTGAAGAAGCAATTCATGCAACATCTCATTTGCCAATTGCACTTTGGTTTTGGCTGAAGCAACCTACAAAAGCAGCAAACATTTATGAAAATTTAGATCAAGGTATGACAGAGCTTACAGAATAATCTGGATTGGCACACATATGCTCTCTCGATCATACCTCTGAGAAATTTCCATCAGAAACAATAAAAAGGTTATGAAAATCCCGTCGATCAGCAGCTTCTTTGCTAAGATGAGACAGGAGTCTTGCTGCAGTATTTATAACACTGGAGGATGAGGCTGTGAATATCACCTTTCTCAACAAACCAGAGTGCACAGTCCTGTCTTTGAGACTGTTGTTTATGTCCTTTATATGACCTTGAAGTTGGTGCAATTGTCTTCCAGCAACCAAGAGAGCTTGAACAACTGCAATGAACTGTATAGTGTTCCCAACAATGTAGTCATAAATACTTGGGAGGAAAGCTGTAAAGAAGAAACTGCATAGAAAATGTTGGATCCAAAGCAGAAAGGTATCTCATGGATAATTAATACCGACCTGGAATGAATTAATACAGTGAAAgatgattaaataaatattacacAGCAGAAAATTCACCAAGCACATGAAAATAATTTCTCAGGACGGAATGAAGTTTAAAAAGGACTAGATCAGAGTGTATATGATAATAAGAAGCAATGGAACTCGCATGAAGAGCAGCATAGATTACGATAGGGGTGAACATCAGAGCATGTTAGGTCAATTTTTATGTGTTACCTCAGATGGGGTAGCAGTTCGATGGAAAATTCTTGTAATCCCACGTTGAACATCAGGTGCTCGTCCTAAAGTGGTCAAAACAGATGATATTGTAATTTGTATGACGGAGTTCAGGCTGCACTACCATGATGTCAGGATTTTCCTCTTTTGAATCAACCTCAGACACTGAACTAGAGCCCATGGATCTCAATATTTCAGAAACAGCATCTGAACGTGCATAGATCATGTTTCTATCACATAAAGGATGAGTTACCTGCAAAATAATACCGAGAAAACCAAGTAAAACACATCAATAAGCATAAGTAGcagaaggggaaggggaagggaaACCAAATCTTGTAGAGAACATGGCAGGATCTAGTATACTC
This portion of the Salvia splendens isolate huo1 chromosome 10, SspV2, whole genome shotgun sequence genome encodes:
- the LOC121751230 gene encoding chromosome transmission fidelity protein 8 homolog, producing MTAFYYHLRGKKQRVKELSRQIVHPQNSFITHNTNHNEESAKSEMLIQVKCSCGERQCPEWAIVELQGTVEAQPSFQDRIQNLQIGLLLRPSTEEIYTLVVGYHELTGSKQRLKKPILVLKKIEGGENSDSKRVELDVIGVIRHKILFKTRPKAIISSRPQPAAKGKNSAHASSVLN
- the LOC121750613 gene encoding uncharacterized protein LOC121750613 produces the protein MRIISEYLESISISKMASGSGAGGSGVRRRIKEELRAVTSREINRLIQAALQQQQPTVPRPIHRRAIVLRDHIVAHRRLYEDYFVPEPRFGENMFRRRFRMHRPLFLPIVGALERRYEYLRMRQDAVGRPGHMPIHKCTAAIRQLAYGGAADMFDVYLHIGETTACECL